Proteins encoded within one genomic window of Argiope bruennichi chromosome 7, qqArgBrue1.1, whole genome shotgun sequence:
- the LOC129975139 gene encoding queuosine salvage protein-like: MVLSPRESGEFISSHAKHVILPPEGIEKAAEVVLKCLQEKQFTITGWWKSHELNPQSSSPFALDWVFLADTLNFSFWAEKGKAYKITFNGKTYTGYWSLCAAMNRAMQEGYDITSPAYYASISLNELSHIFRSDTGVEVPLLKERHKILQETGKCLVEKFNGTFSTCVAMANNNAQNLLKIVLDNFPSYRDVATFDGQNVTFYKRAQILIADIWLCFEGKGYGAFNDIDSLTIFADYRVPQALVYLGAMKYSDELLTKLKSDELLENGDRYEVEIRGCSIQACELICANIKGKKSAGTVPKDLYINSILIDNFLWEYRRSHATEMEHIPFHKTRCIYY; encoded by the exons GTTCTGAAATGTTTACAGGAAAAGCAATTCACTATAACTGGTTGGTGGAAAAGCCATGAATTGAATCCTCAATCATCCTCACCTTTTGCTCTTGACTGGGTATTTTTAGCAGatacattaaatttttccttttgggCTGAAAAAggaaaagcatataaaataacatttaatggtAAAACTTACACTGGCTATTGGTCCTTGTGTGCAGCTATGAATAGAGCAATGCAG GAAGGTTATGACATCACTTCGCCAGCTTATTATGCTAGTATATCGTTAAATGAACTCAGCCATATATTCAGATCAGACACTGGAGTGGAAGTACCTTTGCTGAAGGAAAGACACAAAATTCTGCAAGAGACTGGAAAATGTTTGGTTGAA aaatttaatggCACATTTTCTACATGTGTGGCTATGGCAAATAATAATGctcagaatcttttaaaaattgttctggaTAATTTCCCTTCATACAGAGATGTTGCAACATTTGATGGACAAAATG taacttTCTACAAGAGAGCTCAAATTTTAATTGCCGATATATGGCTCTGTTTTGAAGGCAAGGGTTATGGTGCCTTTAATGATATTGATAGTCTTACTATATTTGCTGATTATAg agtgCCACAAGCCCTCGTCTATTTAGGAGCAATGAAATACTCAGATGAACTTCTAACCAAATTGAAGagtg atgaacTATTGGAAAATGGTGATCGGTATGAAGTAGAAATAAGAGGTTGTTCTATCCAAGCTTGTGAg CTTATTTGTGCCAACATCAAAGGTAAGAAAAGTGCAGGCACAGTTCCAAAAGATTTGTATATCAATTCTATACTTATTGACAACTTTTTATGGGAGTATCGAAGAAGCCATGCAACAGAAATGGAGCACATTCCATTTCACAAGACACGCTGCATTTACTACTAA